One Candidatus Nitrososphaera evergladensis SR1 genomic window carries:
- a CDS encoding electron transfer flavoprotein: MTERYDVAVIGGGSAGLAALKKLADLGRQAVLIEAGRQVGTKNVSGGILYSKKPRHGKVHNVEDVYGNFSEAPVERKITKYILHAVSKDKDFAIDLTAAHEYQANFGYSVLLGRLNAWFAKQAAEAAEKAGGGIVSGVHVRSIGWGDEGRAVIETDELEPFEVKAVIAADGVNSEIAVMTGARPKFSPAQLYQGVKVIAKLPEQVLEERFGMGPDEGAAHLFAGDVTLGHIGGGFAYTNRDTLSIGAVYHFDSLMDKPAEPSALVDALLRNPLVSEFVRDEVAVKQEIDRNLPKEEQLRVRFAVSKLVKTWNELRDAYYSPSARKKLVESGKYKSDDEIRSRLESIKNDLQSKYGAKFETDYVELEYSAKLVPDGKRCMMKKPYHKNILFVGDAAGRGVFIGPRIEGLNVGIDDAVRAAESIVRAIDRNNFAPEYMGEYYSQQVEASPYTRDMREIDKDYLKTFLDATKDVPKDIVGQRYGMIFRLISSSAFRGLAVGLANMLGYDKLLPLVESEETYVQVPIEIAERLGKQVTASYTPTIPSVAERVASLKYDDDRQSHIKVTKPESEFMKKMVTLCPTKCYSLEDGKVVLQHEACIECGTCAKETEWRHPRGEKGIVYQYG, from the coding sequence ATGACAGAGCGCTATGATGTTGCAGTCATTGGCGGAGGCTCTGCAGGACTTGCCGCACTGAAAAAACTGGCCGACCTTGGCAGGCAGGCTGTCCTAATTGAAGCCGGCAGGCAGGTAGGAACAAAGAACGTCTCTGGAGGCATCCTGTACTCAAAAAAGCCAAGGCACGGCAAAGTGCATAACGTTGAAGACGTCTATGGCAACTTTTCAGAGGCACCTGTAGAGCGCAAAATAACGAAATACATCCTGCACGCTGTATCAAAGGACAAGGACTTTGCAATCGACCTGACTGCCGCGCACGAGTACCAGGCAAATTTCGGGTATTCGGTGCTCCTTGGCAGGCTGAACGCCTGGTTTGCAAAGCAGGCCGCAGAGGCTGCCGAAAAAGCCGGCGGAGGAATAGTGTCTGGCGTGCACGTCCGTTCGATTGGCTGGGGCGATGAAGGCCGCGCAGTAATAGAGACGGACGAGCTTGAACCGTTCGAGGTAAAGGCGGTAATTGCCGCAGACGGCGTCAACTCGGAGATAGCCGTGATGACAGGAGCTAGGCCCAAGTTTTCGCCGGCGCAGCTGTACCAGGGCGTCAAGGTGATTGCAAAACTGCCAGAGCAGGTATTGGAGGAGCGATTTGGCATGGGCCCTGACGAAGGGGCCGCCCACCTTTTTGCAGGAGACGTCACGCTTGGGCACATCGGAGGCGGCTTTGCCTATACGAACCGCGACACGCTATCAATCGGCGCCGTATACCATTTTGACTCGCTGATGGACAAGCCTGCAGAGCCTAGCGCGCTTGTCGATGCCCTCCTGCGAAACCCGCTGGTGTCCGAGTTTGTCAGAGACGAGGTGGCAGTCAAGCAAGAGATTGACCGCAACCTTCCAAAGGAAGAGCAGCTTCGCGTGAGGTTTGCAGTCAGCAAGCTGGTAAAGACGTGGAACGAGCTGCGCGACGCGTATTACTCGCCCTCTGCGCGCAAAAAACTCGTTGAATCGGGCAAGTACAAATCTGACGACGAGATAAGGTCGCGGCTTGAATCGATAAAGAACGACCTGCAGTCCAAGTACGGGGCAAAATTTGAAACCGACTATGTAGAGCTGGAATATTCAGCCAAGCTTGTCCCGGACGGCAAGCGATGCATGATGAAAAAGCCATACCACAAAAACATCCTGTTTGTGGGAGACGCCGCCGGAAGGGGCGTGTTCATTGGCCCTCGGATCGAAGGGCTCAACGTCGGGATCGACGATGCGGTAAGGGCAGCCGAATCCATAGTGCGTGCAATCGACCGCAACAACTTTGCGCCCGAGTACATGGGCGAGTACTATTCACAGCAAGTAGAGGCAAGCCCGTACACGCGGGACATGCGCGAAATCGACAAGGATTACCTGAAAACATTCCTTGATGCGACAAAAGACGTACCAAAGGACATCGTCGGCCAGCGCTACGGCATGATATTCCGGCTAATATCCTCAAGCGCGTTCAGGGGCCTTGCAGTGGGACTTGCCAACATGCTTGGCTACGACAAACTACTGCCATTGGTCGAGTCTGAAGAAACGTACGTGCAGGTTCCAATAGAAATCGCAGAAAGGTTAGGCAAGCAGGTCACTGCGTCTTATACGCCAACAATACCAAGCGTCGCAGAGCGGGTCGCCAGCCTAAAGTACGACGACGACAGGCAGTCGCACATCAAAGTCACAAAACCCGAGTCAGAGTTTATGAAGAAAATGGTCACGCTTTGCCCCACGAAATGCTACAGCCTTGAAGACGGCAAGGTTGTACTGCAACATGAGGCCTGCATAGAGTGCGGGACATGCGCCAAAGAAACTGAGTGGCGCCACCCAAGGGGGGAAAAAGGGATCGTCTACCAGTACGGCTAA
- the uvrB gene encoding excinuclease ABC subunit UvrB: protein MLSATGKFRLADVFAPSGDQPEAIEKLAKNAQKGGRQTLLGVTGSGKTFTIANVIAKTNKNTLVISHNKTLAAQLYAEFKEFFPENNVGYFVSFYDYYQPESYIPQTDTYIEKDTEVNEKIEKMRLEATAMLMSGEPTIIVATVSCIYSLGSPKEWESSSVALARGDIIDRKAIIKSLVDARYERNDLALVPGTFRAKGDTIDIIPGYSDDVIRVSMFGDEIEKISIHDYVSMKKLRDAGAVRIFPAKHYITAEDARQHAVRSIKSELQEWLPQLPSELEKQRLASRTKYDLEMIEELGYCSGIENYSRHFDGRKAGEPPFCLLDFFGDDFLLVIDESHVTLPQLHGMHNGDHTRKKSLVDFGFRLPSAYDNRPLKFEEFEKYLRNTVFVSATPGPYELKTSRQVVEQLVRPTGLVDPKVEVRPTKNQMEDLIREIKARAKRDQRTLVTTLTKRMAEDLAEFLAKNEVRVRYLHSEIEGLERTELIRQLRLGEFDVIVGINLLREGLDIPEVSLVAILDADKEGFLRNTTSLIQTFGRAARNLDGKVILYSDRMTESMKEAMEETERRRKRQLEYNKRHKITPRTIVKPVPESTAPGEVAEAAETKSMTRRDLQKLAIETEATMKKYAEELEFEKAIMFREKLAKIKKALGDVTPVTEVS from the coding sequence TTGCTCTCAGCTACAGGAAAATTCCGCCTTGCAGACGTATTTGCCCCCAGCGGCGACCAGCCGGAGGCCATTGAAAAGCTGGCGAAGAACGCGCAAAAGGGCGGAAGGCAGACGCTCCTTGGAGTGACGGGGAGCGGCAAGACGTTTACCATTGCAAACGTCATCGCAAAAACAAACAAGAACACGCTTGTCATATCGCACAACAAGACTTTGGCGGCGCAGCTGTACGCCGAGTTCAAAGAGTTCTTTCCCGAAAACAACGTCGGCTATTTTGTCAGTTTCTACGATTACTACCAGCCTGAAAGCTATATCCCGCAGACAGACACCTACATCGAAAAGGACACAGAGGTCAACGAAAAGATTGAAAAGATGCGCCTCGAGGCGACTGCGATGCTCATGTCCGGCGAGCCTACAATCATAGTCGCGACCGTTTCGTGCATATACTCGCTTGGCTCTCCAAAGGAATGGGAGAGCAGCTCTGTCGCCCTTGCCAGGGGGGACATCATTGACAGAAAGGCGATAATAAAGAGCCTTGTCGACGCGCGCTATGAGCGAAACGACCTTGCACTCGTACCGGGAACGTTTCGCGCAAAGGGCGACACGATTGACATCATCCCGGGTTACTCTGACGACGTAATCAGGGTATCCATGTTTGGCGACGAGATAGAAAAGATAAGCATACACGACTATGTCAGCATGAAAAAGCTGCGCGACGCAGGCGCGGTGAGGATATTTCCAGCCAAGCACTACATCACTGCAGAGGACGCCCGCCAGCACGCAGTCAGGTCGATAAAGAGCGAACTGCAAGAGTGGCTGCCGCAGCTGCCTTCAGAACTGGAAAAGCAGCGCCTTGCCTCAAGGACGAAATACGACCTAGAGATGATAGAGGAGCTTGGCTACTGTTCAGGGATTGAAAATTATTCCCGCCACTTTGACGGAAGGAAGGCCGGCGAGCCGCCGTTCTGCCTCCTTGACTTTTTTGGAGACGACTTTCTTCTTGTTATAGACGAGTCGCACGTAACTCTTCCGCAGCTGCACGGGATGCACAACGGCGACCACACGCGCAAAAAGTCGCTTGTGGACTTTGGATTCCGCCTGCCAAGCGCGTACGACAACCGCCCCCTGAAATTTGAAGAGTTTGAAAAATACCTGAGAAACACGGTCTTTGTCTCTGCCACGCCGGGCCCGTACGAGCTAAAGACAAGCAGGCAGGTCGTTGAACAGTTAGTAAGGCCGACGGGACTTGTCGACCCCAAGGTCGAAGTCCGGCCGACAAAGAACCAGATGGAAGACCTTATCCGCGAAATAAAAGCCAGGGCAAAGCGCGACCAGCGCACGCTTGTTACAACCCTGACAAAGAGGATGGCTGAAGACCTTGCAGAATTTCTTGCCAAAAATGAAGTGCGCGTGCGCTACCTCCACTCCGAGATAGAGGGGCTGGAACGCACAGAATTGATAAGGCAGTTGCGCCTTGGCGAGTTTGACGTCATCGTGGGCATCAACCTGTTAAGAGAAGGCCTCGACATTCCAGAGGTCTCGCTTGTGGCGATACTTGACGCAGACAAGGAGGGCTTTTTGCGCAACACGACAAGTTTGATACAGACCTTTGGCAGGGCGGCCAGGAACCTTGACGGCAAGGTGATACTTTATTCTGACAGGATGACAGAATCAATGAAGGAGGCGATGGAAGAAACAGAGCGCAGGCGCAAGCGCCAGCTTGAATACAACAAGCGCCACAAGATAACGCCAAGGACAATCGTCAAGCCGGTGCCTGAAAGCACTGCGCCCGGCGAAGTTGCCGAGGCGGCAGAGACAAAGTCCATGACGCGGCGCGACCTGCAAAAACTTGCGATAGAGACAGAGGCGACGATGAAGAAATATGCAGAAGAGCTGGAATTTGAAAAAGCTATAATGTTCCGGGAAAAGCTGGCAAAGATAAAGAAGGCGCTTGGCGACGTAACGCCTGTCACGGAGGTGTCCTGA
- a CDS encoding thioredoxin family protein: protein MARTLSSPQVLKTGASAPSFQLKGVDGKTHSLSEYKSKATLVVFICNHCPFVKARIGDIVALQSKFKPSELQVIGINSNDPSYQDEGFDNMVKFSKEYGLNFPYLIDESQDVARAYGAVCTPDPFLFVDGKLAFHGRINDAMEPEAKPTVPVMENNIRALFTGKKLEKDFDPSIGCSIKWKN, encoded by the coding sequence ATGGCACGAACACTTTCATCCCCTCAGGTCCTAAAAACGGGCGCAAGCGCACCCAGTTTCCAGTTAAAGGGCGTTGACGGCAAGACACATTCGCTATCAGAGTACAAGAGCAAGGCGACGCTCGTTGTTTTCATCTGCAACCACTGCCCCTTTGTCAAGGCAAGGATAGGCGACATTGTCGCGCTCCAGTCTAAATTCAAGCCTTCTGAACTGCAGGTCATCGGGATCAACAGCAACGACCCGAGCTACCAAGACGAGGGCTTTGACAACATGGTCAAGTTTTCCAAAGAATACGGACTGAACTTCCCATACCTCATCGACGAGAGTCAGGATGTCGCACGGGCATATGGCGCGGTGTGCACGCCCGACCCGTTCCTCTTTGTCGATGGCAAGCTGGCATTTCACGGCAGGATAAACGACGCAATGGAGCCGGAGGCCAAGCCGACCGTGCCGGTGATGGAAAACAACATCCGCGCGCTCTTTACTGGCAAGAAGCTGGAAAAGGATTTCGATCCGTCTATCGGCTGCTCGATCAAGTGGAAAAATTAG
- a CDS encoding electron transfer flavoprotein subunit beta/FixA family protein, producing the protein MPNLNVAVIIKLEPDFSEGNVSYNADGTLNRAETKSILGPHSAIACQAAFYARVKFGAKVSVGTMGPPNADAALAQAQLICDAEELHLYSDRTFAGADTLATAETLRAGIAKMDGKMDIVFSGHRASDGETGQTGPQTAWKLGFTFLGHVVSYDIDLERRVVRARRLISLQGVYDVIEEVEAPLPVFIAIDPSYKPSFDTVSQRLALEKYQKEAKERSADYKRHLKTFNAQQLQVDPKMVGLPGSPTIVYKVEKIPKAKASRKAEVIDGTNREQLHRVAAKIHEVLGGMVIK; encoded by the coding sequence ATGCCAAACCTTAACGTTGCCGTAATTATCAAACTAGAGCCTGATTTTTCTGAAGGAAACGTGAGTTACAATGCCGATGGCACCCTCAACAGGGCCGAGACCAAGAGCATCCTTGGGCCTCACAGCGCCATTGCCTGCCAGGCCGCGTTTTACGCCCGGGTAAAGTTTGGCGCCAAGGTGTCGGTGGGCACGATGGGCCCGCCAAACGCGGACGCCGCCCTTGCGCAGGCGCAGCTCATATGCGACGCAGAAGAGCTGCACCTGTACAGCGACAGGACATTTGCAGGCGCCGACACGCTTGCCACCGCCGAGACTCTGCGGGCCGGCATTGCCAAGATGGATGGCAAGATGGACATTGTCTTTTCCGGCCACCGCGCGTCCGACGGCGAGACCGGCCAGACCGGACCTCAGACTGCCTGGAAGCTTGGGTTCACATTCCTTGGGCATGTCGTAAGTTACGACATTGACCTTGAAAGGCGGGTGGTGAGGGCAAGGCGCCTGATATCGCTCCAGGGAGTTTACGACGTGATAGAGGAGGTGGAGGCTCCGCTTCCAGTGTTTATCGCAATAGACCCGTCGTACAAGCCGTCGTTTGACACCGTCTCACAGAGGCTTGCCCTTGAAAAATACCAAAAAGAGGCAAAAGAAAGGTCTGCCGACTACAAGCGCCACCTAAAGACGTTCAACGCGCAGCAGCTACAAGTCGACCCCAAGATGGTGGGCCTCCCCGGCTCGCCCACAATTGTGTACAAGGTGGAAAAGATACCAAAGGCCAAGGCAAGCAGAAAGGCCGAAGTGATAGACGGGACAAACCGCGAGCAACTACACAGGGTCGCGGCCAAGATCCACGAAGTGCTTGGAGGCATGGTCATAAAATGA
- a CDS encoding HD domain-containing protein: protein MAQTTTRASKSEFLSFLENEGRIRPDSLIEGAIEVAEEVHAGLVREDGKSLFLETHTWPVAMDVVAHYRANNRNITGVEVASAILHDVMEDDERILNLYESKSYGFEAYLAYRFGSKVQRIASDLKIKPIEMFPGQTDDERKAARFWDYCGILAKADYDVKVIKLADRLNNMAFVYYSLPGHEKQKRYMREAEDFYLAYAMIAPSMPQFYARLRKMYEALRSSQKQVAATTV, encoded by the coding sequence ATGGCCCAGACAACCACTAGGGCAAGCAAAAGCGAATTCCTATCGTTCCTTGAAAACGAGGGCCGGATCAGGCCCGACAGCTTGATAGAAGGCGCAATAGAGGTTGCCGAAGAGGTGCACGCCGGGCTTGTCAGAGAGGACGGCAAGTCGCTCTTTCTTGAAACCCACACGTGGCCGGTCGCAATGGACGTGGTGGCACACTATCGAGCAAACAACAGAAACATAACCGGAGTCGAAGTCGCGTCTGCCATACTGCACGACGTGATGGAAGACGACGAGCGCATCCTCAACCTGTACGAGTCCAAGTCGTACGGGTTTGAAGCGTACCTTGCTTACCGCTTTGGATCAAAGGTGCAGAGAATAGCAAGCGACCTGAAGATAAAGCCCATTGAAATGTTTCCCGGACAGACAGACGATGAGCGCAAGGCCGCGCGCTTTTGGGATTACTGCGGCATCCTTGCAAAGGCAGACTATGACGTCAAGGTGATAAAACTTGCAGACCGGCTCAACAACATGGCTTTTGTATATTACAGCCTGCCGGGGCACGAAAAACAAAAACGGTACATGCGCGAGGCGGAGGACTTTTACCTTGCTTATGCAATGATTGCGCCCAGCATGCCCCAGTTTTATGCAAGGCTGCGCAAGATGTACGAGGCCCTGCGGTCGTCACAGAAACAAGTGGCTGCCACCACCGTATAA
- the asnB gene encoding asparagine synthase (glutamine-hydrolyzing), translated as MCGIAGVLSKRGENVAPLVGSMLFSMASRGPDGAGVSFEGQVIRSQSVADLDLGAMRAQSVIGHSRLAIVGGTCGTQPFRSCDGRLTLEHNGEIYNYKELRARLEGRHAFSTETDSEVIVHLLEEHYNSCRDLLGAVRRTVAELDGVYALAIRDEATDTTVLARDRLGVRPMYYAENERMVAFASERKALWAVGLKEPTLRVLPGHALVIENARTKPQVQVAGLLKAKVLHRTVASAVAAYEDALVAAMKKRTQDVQRIGIIFSGGIDSVLVAYLASKMVPEVICYTCGVEGSSDLEFARQIADTLGLKLRVNELSQDRVEQLAPELIRVIEESNAGQIEVALPVYGAVELAKQDGIRIMLTGQGADELFAGYNWYSCVAEREGYRKLRKRMAQDLSLLYKETLEREDKITMAHSIELREPYLDLYVIKASMEIDLRLNVRPGDRFGKRIHRKLAEKLGIPHDVAFRIKEAAQHGSGMHDMLEAVARKNGFDEEAITARYLSELQLKEKMGSSQRYGYLFEKESKMWVAEPHVQMYLDSIVHKKEA; from the coding sequence ATGTGTGGAATTGCAGGTGTGTTGAGTAAACGCGGAGAGAACGTGGCGCCGCTTGTTGGCTCGATGCTTTTTAGCATGGCAAGCCGCGGGCCGGACGGTGCCGGCGTCTCCTTTGAAGGCCAAGTGATACGTTCACAATCCGTGGCAGATCTTGACCTTGGTGCGATGCGCGCGCAGAGCGTGATCGGCCATTCAAGACTTGCCATCGTAGGCGGGACATGCGGAACCCAGCCCTTTAGAAGCTGCGACGGCAGGCTTACGCTGGAACACAACGGAGAGATATACAACTACAAGGAGCTGAGGGCGCGCCTTGAAGGGCGTCATGCCTTCTCGACAGAAACCGACAGCGAAGTTATAGTGCACCTCCTTGAAGAGCACTACAACTCGTGTCGCGATCTCCTTGGAGCAGTCAGAAGGACGGTGGCAGAGCTTGACGGCGTCTATGCTCTTGCAATACGGGACGAAGCGACGGACACTACCGTGCTTGCAAGGGATAGGCTTGGAGTCAGGCCGATGTATTATGCAGAGAACGAGCGGATGGTCGCATTTGCGTCAGAGCGCAAGGCGCTGTGGGCGGTGGGCCTAAAGGAGCCGACCCTGCGCGTGCTTCCAGGCCACGCGCTTGTCATTGAAAACGCCCGTACAAAGCCACAGGTACAGGTGGCGGGCCTGCTAAAGGCAAAGGTCCTTCACAGGACAGTGGCCTCCGCGGTGGCCGCGTATGAAGATGCACTTGTCGCGGCAATGAAAAAGCGCACGCAGGACGTACAGCGCATAGGAATAATATTTTCCGGCGGCATCGACAGCGTGCTCGTGGCATACCTTGCAAGCAAGATGGTGCCTGAAGTTATCTGCTACACCTGCGGTGTAGAAGGGTCAAGCGACCTAGAGTTTGCCCGCCAGATTGCAGACACGCTTGGGCTAAAGCTCCGCGTAAACGAGCTTTCGCAGGACAGGGTGGAACAACTGGCGCCGGAGCTGATCCGAGTCATTGAGGAAAGCAACGCAGGCCAGATAGAAGTAGCGCTGCCAGTATACGGAGCAGTAGAGCTTGCCAAGCAGGACGGGATAAGGATAATGCTGACGGGGCAGGGCGCCGACGAACTTTTCGCCGGCTATAACTGGTACTCGTGCGTGGCAGAGCGCGAAGGCTACCGCAAGCTGCGCAAGCGCATGGCGCAAGACCTCTCGCTCCTGTACAAAGAGACGCTAGAGCGCGAGGACAAGATAACGATGGCGCACAGCATAGAGCTGCGCGAGCCGTATCTTGACCTGTACGTTATCAAGGCATCGATGGAAATAGACCTGCGCCTAAATGTCAGGCCCGGCGACAGGTTTGGCAAGCGCATCCACAGAAAGCTCGCAGAAAAGCTCGGCATACCGCACGACGTCGCCTTTAGGATCAAAGAGGCTGCCCAGCACGGCTCTGGAATGCACGACATGCTTGAAGCCGTGGCAAGGAAGAATGGCTTTGACGAAGAGGCGATAACGGCGCGCTACCTTAGTGAACTGCAGCTGAAGGAAAAGATGGGAAGCTCGCAAAGGTACGGATACCTGTTTGAAAAAGAAAGCAAAATGTGGGTTGCAGAGCCGCACGTGCAGATGTACCTTGACAGCATTGTGCACAAAAAGGAGGCATAG
- a CDS encoding phosphomannose isomerase type II C-terminal cupin domain, whose translation MMKTNKEQRPWGWFEQFNENEPCTVKLIHVKAGSRLSLQYHEKRREFWKVVKGPAIVQINGKTFTGKTGDEFEIPTRARHRLAAKSSDALILEISYGHFDEGDIVRIEDDFGRTKDVLYA comes from the coding sequence ATGATGAAGACAAACAAAGAGCAAAGACCGTGGGGATGGTTTGAGCAGTTTAACGAAAACGAGCCGTGCACGGTAAAACTCATCCATGTCAAGGCGGGAAGCAGGCTTTCTCTCCAGTACCACGAAAAGCGCCGGGAATTCTGGAAGGTAGTCAAGGGACCGGCAATAGTGCAGATAAACGGCAAGACGTTCACAGGCAAGACCGGCGACGAGTTTGAGATACCCACCCGCGCAAGGCACAGGCTTGCCGCAAAGAGCTCTGACGCTTTAATTCTAGAGATATCGTACGGTCATTTCGACGAGGGCGACATTGTCAGAATAGAGGACGACTTTGGGAGGACAAAAGATGTCCTCTACGCCTAG
- a CDS encoding ArsR/SmtB family transcription factor — protein MKAVYVVRDPEVARVLVDPMRRAILSFLREKPMTQAQLADELGLSDASLNYHMKILKENGLVTLTKKVAEEHGIIQKFFSPAACLFVYDIDALPKDIARYFYPQSLERARSVISMHNLGIEAHDAHSVNAISDNLSRLLVSTAKAYVKKEVSYGNDELIHEIYGKAISALGKSTTNNSTPQRRKQ, from the coding sequence ATGAAAGCGGTATATGTGGTCAGAGATCCGGAAGTTGCAAGAGTCCTTGTAGATCCCATGCGCAGGGCAATACTGAGCTTTTTGCGCGAAAAGCCAATGACCCAGGCGCAACTCGCTGACGAGCTTGGACTTTCTGACGCGTCTCTCAATTACCACATGAAGATACTAAAAGAAAACGGCCTTGTCACGCTGACCAAAAAGGTTGCCGAGGAACACGGCATAATCCAAAAGTTCTTTTCGCCGGCGGCCTGCCTTTTCGTGTACGACATTGACGCGCTTCCAAAGGATATCGCGCGCTACTTTTACCCACAGAGCCTAGAGCGCGCAAGGTCTGTCATCTCCATGCACAACCTTGGCATAGAAGCCCACGATGCGCATTCCGTCAACGCAATCTCTGACAACCTGTCGCGCCTTTTGGTGAGCACCGCCAAGGCGTACGTGAAAAAGGAAGTCTCGTACGGAAACGACGAGCTCATCCACGAGATCTATGGTAAGGCCATATCCGCCTTGGGCAAGAGCACAACCAATAACAGCACGCCCCAAAGACGCAAGCAGTAG
- a CDS encoding electron transfer flavoprotein subunit alpha/FixB family protein, whose protein sequence is MKYEHLYVVIEHEEGEPVPVSLEMLGEARRLMDGYNKKYSANEKVVAIVLGSGVRAICDELVQYGADAVIYADSPELKYSRNLVDTKVISQIALDKSLVAKFADSSPDFVRPRYMFFAADSIGRQLSSTVMAQLDSGLASDINKLVIADLEIRHEHKTKGQQMVYERTLEMYRPDFSGFLWTTILCLDNRNPAIARDYHPQACSIIPGVFEPIERDTSRKGVIVDYSPTFDPDDLKVKVLSRTPVKSAVDYDSKKAVVSFGRGIKDAPEQNIKLMVDLAKELDAEVGVSLPISKKPYPVSEGISSSYMIPDRVIGTSGRKVMPLLYIAAGISGAMQHIAGMKESGFVIAINPDVESPIKDECDMFIKGRMEDVIPVLIEELRAIRPALEARR, encoded by the coding sequence ATGAAGTATGAGCACCTGTACGTGGTAATAGAGCACGAAGAGGGCGAGCCGGTGCCCGTCAGCCTCGAGATGCTCGGCGAGGCAAGGCGCCTGATGGACGGCTACAACAAGAAATATTCTGCTAATGAAAAAGTAGTCGCAATAGTCCTTGGAAGCGGCGTGCGCGCAATCTGTGACGAGCTTGTGCAATATGGCGCAGACGCCGTGATATACGCCGATAGCCCGGAGCTGAAATACTCGCGCAACCTAGTCGACACCAAGGTCATCTCGCAGATAGCGCTTGACAAGTCCCTCGTCGCAAAATTTGCAGATTCATCGCCTGATTTTGTCCGGCCACGCTACATGTTCTTTGCCGCAGACAGCATCGGCAGGCAGCTGTCCTCGACTGTCATGGCGCAGCTTGATTCTGGCCTTGCGTCTGACATTAACAAGCTGGTCATTGCCGACCTTGAGATAAGGCACGAGCACAAGACCAAGGGCCAGCAGATGGTCTACGAAAGGACGCTTGAAATGTACAGACCAGACTTTTCCGGCTTTTTGTGGACAACAATCCTGTGCCTTGACAACCGCAACCCTGCAATCGCAAGGGACTACCATCCGCAGGCCTGCAGCATAATCCCTGGAGTCTTTGAGCCAATAGAGCGCGACACTTCAAGAAAAGGCGTCATAGTGGATTATTCGCCGACGTTTGACCCAGACGACCTGAAGGTGAAGGTGCTTAGCAGAACGCCTGTCAAAAGCGCGGTCGACTATGACAGCAAAAAGGCGGTGGTCAGCTTTGGCCGGGGAATAAAGGATGCGCCAGAGCAAAACATCAAGCTAATGGTAGACCTTGCAAAAGAGCTTGACGCCGAAGTCGGAGTCTCGCTTCCCATATCAAAAAAGCCGTATCCTGTAAGCGAGGGCATCAGTTCGTCCTACATGATACCTGACAGGGTGATAGGCACGAGCGGCAGAAAGGTAATGCCGCTTCTCTACATTGCCGCCGGCATCAGCGGCGCCATGCAGCACATCGCCGGCATGAAAGAATCCGGCTTTGTTATCGCAATAAACCCTGACGTCGAGTCGCCGATAAAGGACGAGTGCGATATGTTCATCAAGGGCAGGATGGAAGACGTGATACCTGTGCTCATCGAAGAGCTGCGCGCCATCCGGCCCGCACTGGAGGCAAGGAGATGA